Genomic segment of Apium graveolens cultivar Ventura chromosome 7, ASM990537v1, whole genome shotgun sequence:
AGAGCTACTGCCACCTAGGATTCCATTCCCTTTTCTAGCCAGAATGCCTCCGCTATCTGAATTTACAATCCAAAACAAAACCCCTAACTAGATACTCATTCACACTCAATGTTCCCTGAACGTCTAACGATTACCCCAATTCGCATTAACGCTTAACTTATATACACGAGTATAACCACAGAATACTCTCATAGCACGTAGTATGTTATACCTTTATAAACCAAGCTTTATACTTAAGCAAATAATCATAATTTGAATGACTTATCAACAAACCACTTACACCTTCCTTTTTAACCAGAAATTCGAACTAAAATCCCAAAATAAAACAAGTAGTTCtttaaaacttaacatgcaatcacttaacTTGACATTCATCTATCCAAACGTATCTTTAACACCAAATCAAACTTCCACAAACCATATAATTAGAATCGATAATCAAATCGATCAAACAACTTgaatcatttcttttaaatccATGCACCATTCGTCCTTTTCAACAAAACCACAAACAAATTATCAAATATCAACATGCAAGGTTTCGTTTACAAACTAAACCTATCTTAATCCATTCCAAACAAGAACTATTCTTGAAATCATTTCTTTTTTTTCCGATGAAAACCGAACTAAATACCATTTCTTTAAAACCGAATTAATGCACCAACTTAATCCTATTCAACTACACATATCAATCTCACATGCATTCAAATCCATCCTTTTGATTCCTGATTCAATCAATaatcaaataaatcatttaaaCACTTATAACATTAGCATACAACCACTCAAATGAACATGCATAACCTAATTTACAAATACCATCTAATTTAAATCCAAATCAATCATGTTCctcacaaaaattgaaccaaaaATCATATAAACCGAGAGTTTCATTCGAAATTTTCGAAAAACATGACATGCATCAACAAAATTGAGGTTATAGACTTTTAGAGCTCAGTTAACACATCATGGCTCACCcccggttcaccggagttcatcaccggtggcggcaAGGTTTCGGGGTTGCCGGATTCTTGGCCCCCAAATCGAATCCTCACCGATTACATATAAAGCTTTATCATGCAATACTTAATCATAACAGAACTTCAACGATTCAAGCCAAAAACCGAAGAAAATCAAGAACTCGGGCCTCAATCCAATTACCGAACACAGCACACACATATCACATACCAAAAACCCACATgcaaacatatacatacatatatatagcTTATGGAACTCAAGTATTAACTTGGAATTGAGTTTCAATGGTGAAACCGAAAAGAAACAGGAGAAAGAGTTGTAccgggggagagagagagagaggaagagagagTTCGAGAGAGAATGAGAAAAGAGAGATAGCCGGGTGGAGGAAGAAAGAAAAAGGGGAGGGTAGGGAGTATTAATAAAACATTTCAGGGGCAAAGTAGTATTTAGCAAAAATCTATTTCCCTTTTTCCCATTTTCTATTTACAAAATGTTGGAAATATAATATTTTACCCCCTCTTCtattcacaaataaataaacCTTGATTTTTATCGACCAGAACAAAAAATTAGCTCTTCGCtagtatttttaaataaatttttgagCGACCAAATAATTTATTATGGATTTTACGAATAAATCCAAATAACAGAATTAAACtctataaaatcattttaaaatctcAAGTCCTCGAAATAAATTCAACTACTATTTTTAAAAAGCCCTTTGGAATATTTTGAAATCAACAAAGCAAATTTCATACCTTAATCatatttctataattttataaaaagttttaaaatgaataaaatcCTTAAAATccctttaaaaaatatttaaaaataaaactgaTCTCGAATTCAATCATGCACACATGAAACATGTAAACACATAGGATCATCACATATATTTCACATTCacacttttaaatattttcatcccttttaatacgGGTTCCGATCAGCTTGACGGCCCGACGACACAGCTTAATCCCTAAGCTGACTCATGAAACTGGAACGAGTTTTTTTACGTTCCCAATCACTATTATACAAGAATGACAACTAACCACAACATCAATTAACCttttatttaatcacataattacACAATTACAAcacaaaattatactttattcacttaatcacatcgcgaaattcccagtcgctacattcataatttttggggaattttgacatatattgtatttatttaaaaattacatttttataattattccccattaaattaattttagggataattattttaattaagggaATGAAACATCCTTAATTGATTTTATGGATATAATTTTCTAATTAATATAAATAGcagaaattattattttatttgcataattatcctaaaatccagaaaaatcagaaaaagggAATTTTGGGGCCTAGGGTTTGTTCTTGGAAAGATTCAATCGATCGAAGGTCTTTGAGCAGTTCGTTTGTGACGTTCTTGACACCAAATCAAAACTCGTCTCGAGCCCGTTCTTTTGACACCGAAATCGTGAACTAAGGTTCATTATTTTGCAAAAATGACGTTCATCGTGGTTGCTTGAATTGGGTCTGTTTCTTACGATGATTTTCAGTTGTTATTGATGTTATAAATAGATTCATCATGCTTTATACAATCGATTTAAGCTAAAACATGTGTGTTGTGTCACCCGATGTATAAGCCAAGTTAAAAAAGTTTTAATCATTCATTTTAATTGATTTTATGGATTATTCTTGAATTTTTAGGTGACTATGATTAGATGATTATGTTTGTTTGAATTTCCGTGTTGTTTTAGGATATTAAGTGTTAATTTTGGGGTCGATTTGACTGAATTCGATTACTCGCCGAAAATCGCCGATGAAGCTCGGGAATTGGTTGCGGAATGATTtatgaggataagttgatatgATTGTTGTTATTTTTAGATGGTAGGAGTTGTTTGGAATGTTTTGACATCAAAATCGAATCCGATTGAGGAAGTTTTGGGCATTGGTGGTGGTTGGACGGAAACGACGAGGGTCGTCGGTTTCTGGGTTCATCTCCAGATTCCGGCCACTGGTTGGACGGAAACGACGAGGGTCGTCGGTTTCTGGGTTCATCTCCAGATTCCAGCCACCTTCAGCTTTTCTCTGGTCGTCCTCCCACCAACTGCTCCGCCCTTCGTTCCAAGGTTGAAGACAACCTTattctcaaaatctgtttatgcaaattttcttttaaaaataaatcaaaaatcaattttaatttctaaattgattgtttttaattcaaaataatttggttaattatttttcaataattaaatgaattaatttaattccaaaaaaaaatatattattttattttattattttcaaaaatccaaatttgatttaattatttataatttattttaattgattaattatggatttaattaattgattaactcatttaatcaattaattttatttataaatagttaaataaaatgcaattatttataattaagacATAATATTCTGAAAttattttgagtttttaaaattatataaaggtattaaataatcaattaatattattattaattgaattattcttattttatttgtattaaatagaccgtttgtCTATGTTAAACGAAACGAACGTGTCTAGGCTCAGAAAATTATCCCGCTttcatttaaaatactttcgagacGTAAAAATTTTTTATATTGAAAACTCGCACTTTAATAAATCTTTCTGAGTCAGATATTCACCGAAACAttatattttgacccgatttcattTTTAATGATGTCGAATCCTATCTTTTGATGATTTGATCTACATGTTACGTGAATTACATGCTCATATGTTATGTGGGGTATGTATTATTTGTTTAACTGTTTTAAATGCATTGATTTGATGtaaacgatcgggtagacgtTACTCGTTGAGACGTATAATTACGTCGACTGAGTTTTGTCTAGTTTATTGAACAATACTTTTTGTTATAGAATCGAGTGGTCAGGAGTTTCAGTCAGGTGTTAGGGAAATCTAGAAAGCAGGTTGTGCATATCAGGCAAGTATTTCTACCTTGACTCAATATTTTAGCAATTACATTTCGATATTATTTTTAGTATAGCTTTCATTGTAATATAGATTGAGATATTATTCTAGTAATTATTCTGCTAGAATCCAGATTCATAAATTGTTTTTAAACAGTGGTTCCTTTGTTGTTTGTTGAATAATGAGATACACTGTTTTACAGAAAAGTTGATTTGATGACTATTCTTGATAAATAGAAATAGTAGTTTATTATTGTATAAGAATTTCATTTATACTGAATTCTTATATTCTAGATTGGATGGTTACGTAAGAGGTCGTGACGCCGGCCCAGCGTGTGCATATATTACGACATACTGTAATATATATGATGATTATGATAAGCCAATGTGTTGCCTTTTGTTTTGGGTATCCATTATttttggatatgcttcggcatgcCGGTGTTACTTCGTGACTGATCATTGGTGGAAACACAGCGTCTTGATGGCTCCAATCTAATTTATTGATAATCATAAAAGACTAAATGAAAGTTTAGTTCTTGATTTTTTGATATAATTTGGTTACAGATTGTGAAAAAATTTCTTTCACTTATTACAGACTCTATTATTCAGTTTCATTCAGTTATTTACATTCTTTATGATCCAGATTCCTTTTGTTATTTCATATTGATTTCCTGTTACATTGCTATTGTTGCTTGTTTACGAGATTATATACCTGCTGAGCATTTCATTGTCTCattcttgttttattattatGATTCTTCAAGTAGACCATAGCTGGATTATTATCCGCCAACCTAAGGAGAGTTTTGAACCAAGATTGTCAAAAGATCTTTAGTTTTGTTATGTTTGTACAAGTAGAGGTTTTGAGACGTTTGAACTAGTACAGTAGTGTGTTGTAATAAAATTTGGAATAGTATGTAAAACTAAATATACTTTTAGATTGTAATAACTTATGGTTTGTAGTAGtgcttgtttcatactataacttGTGATCGATTCAGTTGCATGAAGGGGTCATAATTATTATGTTATTCCGTTGTGCATATTAGGTTATTATTTATCGGTTagtgactcccaaatctagacccctgatttggagggcgtcacaaaatATACCGAAAATGAACATACTTTTATAGCCTATTATGagaaaatgattttttaaaattggACTGGATCAAATTAgatatttacataattaaaacAACTTAGATTCCTATATAGTTTAGTCCTAAAACATCAAATAAATTCGGAATGACCTTTTATGGAATCAGCATAGCTTGGAAGTAGTAGATGTGGTAAAGTCTGCAAAATATATTCTTAATCAATGGCAGCAGAGTGTTCAAGATAGGACATTCGATTTTTTTATGGGCTTTATGACCCGTGATAACGGAGACGAACATTGAAACCCCCCAACGTGTAATAGAGTTAAGATAAACGTAAATGCAGCCATCTTTGAAGCAAATAACAATTATAACTACTATTTGGTAATCCGAAACCATAATGGCAACCTAGTAGAAGCAATGTCAATTTATAAGTAGGGAGGTATCGCTCCTCATTTGGAAGTAGTAATAGGCATCAGGGAAGCTTTGAGTTGGATGAAAAAGCATAAAAAAGAGAATGTTGATATAGAATCCGATTGTTTGCATGTCATACAAGCTATCAGAAGCTCCTTTACTGCTTTATCCTATCTAGGTAAGGTAGTGGAGGATTGCAAACAGATTTTGAGTGAAGTTAAAAATCAGAATGTGGTTGTTAGGCTTGTTAAGTTGTCTGCAAATAGGGTACCTCATTATCTAACGAGCTACTCATATTTTATAGTTGATCGTAATTGGACGGAGGGAAATGCCAATTCAAAATTTCTTTTATTAAACAATTTGAGAAGTTAATGAAATATTCTCTTAAATGATTTGAGAAGTTAATGAAATATTCTTCATTTTGTGACAAATAAACATCAAATAAAATTTAACTTTAAAAACTTGAAATCTGTAACTGATAATTTTAGTATATACATATAATTTTGAAATTGTTTCATAtttcaaatatattattaaagatattttattcatttaattctataaaaattaattatatatatgattttttttGCAACTAAATACGTACTCTACTCAGTGTTACAGAAATCGCTTATCGGATAAAATCGGTGAAGGGACCTTATAgcgatttatcggaaatcggGGATTTATCAGAATGATAAATCGGTGAGAAATCGGAagtaatttattatttatttttaaatttgtgTGAGGAAGTATAAAAAATGTTTAAGATTTTAGCAAACTTCTGAATGAAAATATAGCTCTTACAAAAAAGAATCAACTGCAAAACCATAACTTTAGTTATCTGCATTAGTCAACTGCAAAAATATAAACCTAGTTAAATACATTAAGTCATTCAACCACATTTACATTGAAAATACTTACAGGTAAAATTACATCCCTACTAATATTTTATATCCAGAGCACCATAAAAAAATGTGCTTTTTCTATACTATGAATCCCTTGTGGAATTCTAAAACTAATAATAGCAAATACGCAACCCAAAAGGTGAAACCAGGTAGTCAAAAGTGTTACCAACGTTCATTATGTAAATCACCAAACATTTGATCATCATTAAAGAACGGTTCCTCGTCTTCAGAAAGAAAATCATCTTCATCAAGTTCTCTAATTGGATCATTACTGATGTTTGTTTCATTGCAGGTGATTGTAGAACCTTCAGACTCATCATCATCGCCACCATCCACAATCCACTCTTGAGCCATCCGAGCATCATTTGCTAATAATGGATCACAATTttccttcaatttttatttttgttaagAAGCTTGGAATTAAACTTGACATATACAAGATCATTCAATCTCTCTGAATCCAGCCTATTCCTCTTTTTAGTATGAATCTAGCAATAAAAGATAGAATTTAAAAATCTGAGGACCTTATATTGTAAGTGAGCATAAATACAATAACAATAATTTAACAATTACAAACCCCTTCAAAGGTGCTCCAATTCCTCTCGCATCCTGAAGAACTTGTGGTCAGACCAAGTATTTTCATTGCCATTTTTTGTAAATTTGGTGCCTCAGATCCATAATTAGACCACCAAGCAACTATCATGGCAAAGAATAATTAAAACTGATGAATTTTACTTTACCATAAATGGAGTCAATTAAGCGAAAGATGACATATATTTAAAGTTATTACCTGGATTAAAATCGTCATTATTCTTAATTCTTCCCGAAATGGCTAACTTTTTTGAAAATATACCTTCCATTGCCTTATACTTGTGCAACTCAATATTAGAGACCACATTTTGAGTTTGAAAATCATCAGGGAAGAAGGCCTCGACACAAGTTATGAACGCTCCCATGCAATTAGAATCATTTTTCGCTTCATCATCTCTATAATAGTAGTAAGGGTTCAAGAGATATCCAGTCAAATGCAATGGCCCGTCAAGTCGATCTTTAATCCTTGAATCAATGATGTACATAATAGGATTATATGTTTCTTTTACATCTTTACATATTGTAATGACTTCTTTCTTAGCATCTTTAATTTGACCATAAATGAAACCCATTGATGGTCTCAAATCACCATCCACGAGTCTTAGCAGCTTAACTAACGGCTTAAAAACTTCTACACAAAATGAGAGATTGGTCCAGAAAGATTGGCTAACTATAGTATTATACGCTGCTATTCCCTTTGGTTGAGTAGCATACTTACAACCACTCCATTCAGTAGAaagaaacatatattttaaattttcCTGCTTTTCTAACATACTTTGCATCGTAAGGAAAGAACTTGCAAACCTGGTAACACCTGGCCTCACAATATCCCTTTTTTTTGTAAACTTTCTCATCAACGCCAAAGTTTTATGATGTGCATAAATATATACAGTTAAAGACTTTGCCTGGTCAACCACAGCCTTAAAATTTGGAACTTTACCTGCATAAAGTTGGTTTAAAGTATATTGGTTAGTAAACTAATTAGCAAGTACAGTAGGTTAAAATGCGAGAAAAATTAAAGATTTACCAATTGCTTCCAGGACAAGGTTAATTGTATGAGCAGCACATGCCGTCCAAAATATGTTTGGTCTCTTTTGCTTCAAGAGTCTAGCTGCATCAAAGTTATTGGTAGCATTGTCAGTCACAACTTGTATCACAGCTTTACTTCCAATATTTTCAATCCACTTGTCTACGTAGTCAAATATAAACTTTCCTGTATGTGCCTCCAATGAACATTCAACTGATGATAAAAAAGTAGTTCCAATTTTGCAATTAACGCACAAGTTCATTATACTTCGTCTTTTTCTGTCGGACCACGCATCAGTCATAACGGAACATCCCCCATCCTTCCATTCATCCTCCTGTGCCTTCATTTTTTCTTTTGTACTATTAACAGCTTGCTTTAACAGAGGTTCCCTCAACTGATATTGAGTTGCTGGTATGTATCCAGGACCAAATTGTCCTACAGCCTCAACAAACTTACGAAAACCATCATTGTTAATTGCATTAAATGGAATCCCAGATTCGTAAACCCATTGAGCTAGATATGTGTGCACCTCGTTCGTTctactcttgaacaatgcctCATTAATATGTTGTTGTCTTTTTTTGTCAGATGAGGATATTGCTCTTGTATATTGATCAATTGGACCTAGTGGGTGTGGTTTCTTGCTCATACCGTCTATGTCAACACAATCATCAAACTCATTGCTATTCATTGTGATATTAACATCTTTCCTGATTTCTTCACGTGTCTTCCTTTTGTTTTCTTTGGTGATCTTAATCTCCTCCAATGCTCGTTTATATTTTAGTTGGTCTATCGGAGAAGATTTATCACATGATACTACATTCCCTTTAACACGAGCTATATGTTGCTTTAGGCGAAAAACACCTCCACTGAGTACTCTGCTACATAACTTGCATTTAACCCTCTGTGAATTTCCTGCTATAACCATTTCACCAAATTCCCATCCCATATCTTCAGAATTACACTTTAGTGGATCATCAACAGCGGATGGATTACAATCAGGAGAGTTTTCCATTCTGTAACTCTACAAGAACTCATAACTCATTCAACTTAATAACTCATTCAACTTAATAAAAATTATGAATCCCTAAAGTGAGATTGGGGATGATAAAACAAAATATAGACACAAGAACCATTACCCATTCTAAAATATTCGAAGATCATATAGAAATCTATACATATCTCCATCAACAAATAAGAATTAAAAAGAGCTATATATGGTTATAACTATTATTtataagaaacaagaatcaaaGTTGAAACATAGAACAATATAATTAGAGGAAATTGAAATCAATACCTCTGGATTCTGATATTGATAGGTTCTTCTTTGTCGATTGTGTTAGGTTTGTATACCCTTTTTCTCTCCTCTCCTCCAGAAATATCAAGCTTCAAGACCCAGTTGTGTTTGTGTCCGACTTTTTTTGTATGTATAATAATTGATATGTGGTTGACTTTCCCGATTTCTAACCCGACTTTTGACCGAAATTAACAATACGTTTTTTGCAGTGATTAGCTGGTATTAGATCGGCAACATCTCTCCGGCCGACATTTCGGCCGATAAATCGGCTAATACGCGGATTTCTACAACACTGACTCTACTCAATGAATTTGTTATTATGAAACACAAGGACTGAAACTAAAAAGTACAAAAAGTTAAAGCCCCGACGATAAAAGAACTCATAAATTTTCCAAAACAACATAGAAAAGCCAAGACTCTTTGAACACTTTTCTTCAGTTCTGAAAAAACATCCTAAACAAACACACTTCACCTTCTTACAATCTCTCTCATCTATCTCATCCTCCATTCCCACCAAATAAAATCTCAGCCGTCCGATATGATTTTCTTACTATTCTCTTTGATCCTCACTGAAATGGGTCTGATCACAATGTTTGTGTTCAAAACCCCATTAAGAAAGCTGGTGATAATGGGTTTGGATCGGGTCAAAATGGGCCAGGGTCCGATTGTAGTGAAAACGGTTGGAGCTACTGTTTCTGTAGTGATGTTGTCAAGTGTTTATAATGTTGTGAGTATACAAAAGAGTAGAATTCAAGATGGTGATTATGTTAATCCAACGGATCAGGTTCTTTCTGCTAGGAGCCTTCTTGAAGCCTCTCTCATGGGTATTTATCAGAATCTCATGTTTCTTTATGTATCTTTATATATGTTTGTTTGTATGTAGAGGTAAGGGATTATATACATACCCCTTGTTTTAGGCTTgaaaaaacaagaagaaatatgtttGTGTGTGTAATAACAATATTGGATTTATGGAAATGTTTATAATAGTTTTGTGAAATTTTGTTTATGTATGTGAAGAGAGAGGCTGGTTTGGATGTTAGAAAGATCGAATAATGAGAGTGATACGTGTTTTGATTAACTCGGGCCATGAGAATTAGTAGACCAGTTATGCAGGATATTTCTGTATGTTCTGGAACAACATAACATCTTAGTTGGTTTTAATAGATAATCTTGTTTTGTGCTGGGCTTTTCGATTTTAAGTGGATTGTCTATGTGTAAGCAGGAGTTGATTTAGTTGAGGAATTTGGTACTCTTTTGTTTTTTGTGTCAAATTTATTGTATAAGTCGTAGATAGTACACTATGGTTTGTGATCTGGTTGATGTATGTTGTATTTTCAAGGTTAAGTACTCAATTGCAGTGCTTTAGATTTGGATCATTGATAAATAGACCTGAAACAGGGTTTGTATAAGCAGAAATGTACTTTTCCTAGATTGCATGATTCATTAAACAACTTCATGTAATTTTTTATATTCACCTAGTACAGATTCGTAAATGTTGGAAACCGTACTATACTGCTCTATCGTTTTGCATTGTATCTGTTGGTGTCCAATTTGTTTTTCCTAGAAATTAAAAGCTTAGAAAATTGAGGGGTATTCCTGTATGAAATCCAACTCTTGAGTTTATCTTTGTTACCTTAGAGGTAAATTGGTTAAGGGAGCAATAGAATTTCTGATCTGCCAAAAGTGTCCATTTTTTCTTGGTATTGCATGGCGGGTAGAGTCCATGGCTTCTTTCTAGTTCATTCACATTTTAATTTTAGGTGATTTCTTTTCAGGTTTCTCCCTATTCCTTGCTTTGATGATCGACAGATTGCATTACTATATCAGGGAGCTCCGTATTAGAAGAAAGGGCATGGAAGCTATTAAAAAACAGAATCGACCAGTTGAGGATGTAAAGGCTGGAGGTTCTGAGGAAAGGAAAGCTTTGGAAGATGAGGCTGTTATGCTTAGGGAGAAGTTCAAGAAACTGCAATCAGAACTAGAGGCCAAGACTAAAGAAGCTAAGAATGCAGAATCCAATGCTATTGCCATGAGAAAGCAGTCTGAGGGATTTCTTCTTGAGTACGACCGTTTACTTGAGGACAACCAGAACCTTAGAAACCAGTTGCAAGCTGCGGATCGTGGACTTCCACAATCTGGTAACATGAAGGTTATGTAAAATTTATGTCATCTGTTGGTTCAATTTTCTTCTTCACTGTTGTCAAGGGTGCACTAACTGAATGGTAGAGAGTTTCTTGGTTGTGATGCAATAGGTAACCTGTTATTAAACAATATTGAAGAGGAGAAAGTGTAGTTATACTTTGGGGTAGCTAACTTATTGTTAATTATATCATATATTTTATATGGAATGGAGCCATATGCTCAAGTTTCTGGATGAAGCATGTTCGTTACCCAAACAAATTACCATGTTGTAATCTTTTTCATAAATTTTCAAGTACCATGGTCTTGGATGGAGGATTACAATATAATAATAcatttaaaagaaaataaaggACGACAAAATAAAAAGAAGACATCTTTGTTTTCAGTTTGGAGGGAAATAAAACCCATAATTATAAGATACTAGTAATTACTACTAACCACTAGGAAAGAAAGGAGCTATGTTTTACATTTGAATCAGCAAATCAAAAAATTGAGGTATAAAATCTAGACATTAAGAATCAAATCAAGGTCCAGCGAGCAAAAATGTACCCTAGACAAGAAATGCTCAGGGAGTTTTCGAGTCAGTGTACTAATTTACCTACCTGATTGTAGGATGCTTAGGGACTACAGTTGCAAACAAACAGAGCTGAGGTTaagttttttttttttaaaaaaagggaCGAGCCGAACTGAGTTTAATAACCAAAATAATTTACCTAGCTGATTGTCGCCTAGGAACTGATGGTATGCCTGGGGTCTGCCCTTGTGAGCAAGTTTGGACATCCCGATCAGGATGTTACAGAGTCCCTGGCCTGTGCTCTGTTTTTTATTAGGTAATTATCGAAGTAAGAACTGGAGATAGCAGGTTATCGAAATCATAAACTTCCTTTTTTATCCTTCTCTCAAGGTTAGAGGATTCTTCAATGTTATGTTGATCACAATGGTATTACATTTTTAATATAACGTGTCTAACTCTTTGGTTTGATGTGATGCTTTAGATTTTGATTGTAATAAGAAGGGTTGTTTTTTGGTCAGAGTACTGTGTCTCTGCGATTATCATTTAAGAAATAACTAATAAGATTCCAAGTAGAACCAGTTTTCAATTAGCTAATATTTTTCTGGTACCATGTGGAGTGGATTTGGATGCGCTGACATTCTGATTTCTGAATAAAGCACTGTTGTGAACCAAATAAATTAGTACCATCTTTTACCAGCGCTTTGAGTAGTAATTTGAACAAGTTTTGCAGGAATGTATTACAAAAACAATATTAGTCCAGCAAATCGAGTTTTAAGCCAGCATCCGCAAATGCCAAAGCCTTTCTAATACCATCAGACATATAAAGCTGCTATTGCTAAGAATGTTAGAGTAAAAGTATACGCCCACCACGCCACATTGAATTTTTTTTCACAGCTTTCTTGAACAATTTTGTCCTAGAAGCCTACATTTCATATAAAATCAAGCAATCAAAATACAAATATTAAACTAGTACATATATAAgataagaaaaaaaaataatcCCCCAATTGTTGCCTAGAAACTTTCTTGATCTTCAGTCTTGCT
This window contains:
- the LOC141673490 gene encoding uncharacterized protein LOC141673490, with protein sequence MENSPDCNPSAVDDPLKCNSEDMGWEFGEMVIAGNSQRVKCKLCSRVLSGGVFRLKQHIARVKGNVVSCDKSSPIDQLKYKRALEEIKITKENKRKTREEIRKDVNITMNSNEFDDCVDIDGMSKKPHPLGPIDQYTRAISSSDKKRQQHINEALFKSRTNEVHTYLAQWVYESGIPFNAINNDGFRKFVEAVGQFGPGYIPATQYQLREPLLKQAVNSTKEKMKAQEDEWKDGGCSVMTDAWSDRKRRSIMNLCVNCKIGTTFLSSVECSLEAHTGKFIFDYVDKWIENIGSKAVIQVVTDNATNNFDAARLLKQKRPNIFWTACAAHTINLVLEAIGKVPNFKAVVDQAKSLTVYIYAHHKTLALMRKFTKKRDIVRPGVTRFASSFLTMQSMLEKQENLKYMFLSTEWSGCKYATQPKGIAAYNTIVSQSFWTNLSFCVEVFKPLVKLLRLVDGDLRPSMGFIYGQIKDAKKEVITICKDD
- the LOC141671992 gene encoding uncharacterized protein LOC141671992; amino-acid sequence: MIFLLFSLILTEMGLITMFVFKTPLRKLVIMGLDRVKMGQGPIVVKTVGATVSVVMLSSVYNVVSIQKSRIQDGDYVNPTDQVLSARSLLEASLMGFSLFLALMIDRLHYYIRELRIRRKGMEAIKKQNRPVEDVKAGGSEERKALEDEAVMLREKFKKLQSELEAKTKEAKNAESNAIAMRKQSEGFLLEYDRLLEDNQNLRNQLQAADRGLPQSGNMKVM